The genomic DNA GTTCAACATTGAAAGCCTCTCGGTAGCTCCAACTCTCGATTCATCGATGTCGCAGATGACGATCGTCACGTCGGGAGACGATCGGATCATCGAGCAGATCGTCAAACAGCTGAACAAGTTGATCGACGTCATCAAGGTGGTTGATCTGAACGAAAGTGACTTTGTGTCGCGGGAAACGGCGCTCATTAAGGTTCATACGCGAGCAGAGGATCGGGCGGAGGCTTTGCGGATCGCGGATATCTTCCGCGCCAATGTAGTCGACTCCACACCAGCGACCTACACCATCGAGGTGACGGGCGATCCCAAGAAGATTGAAGCCATCATCAATCTACTGCAGCCTCTCGGCATCAAGGAACTCACGCGAACAGGCCGAGTGGCTGTTGCACGCGAACCGATCCGGTCCGTGTCGGCCCAGCCCAAGAAGGTGGTTCGCGAATAGAACTTCGACGATCTTCGGGACCCCGACAGCATTCTCAACAGGACATGTCTTAGTGAGGAGTAGATGATGAAGATTTATTAC from Nitrospiraceae bacterium includes the following:
- the ilvN gene encoding acetolactate synthase small subunit, coding for MEHIISVTVENKFGVLSRIAGLFSGRGFNIESLSVAPTLDSSMSQMTIVTSGDDRIIEQIVKQLNKLIDVIKVVDLNESDFVSRETALIKVHTRAEDRAEALRIADIFRANVVDSTPATYTIEVTGDPKKIEAIINLLQPLGIKELTRTGRVAVAREPIRSVSAQPKKVVRE